From Trichoderma atroviride chromosome 1, complete sequence, one genomic window encodes:
- a CDS encoding uncharacterized protein (EggNog:ENOG41) — protein sequence MLSNNVGSSHRRRAVVACRVCRARKVRCSNERPSCAGCIRLGCECVYSKSPANGLQPSSESSSEVIDLLHDILTRLPPAQKHEEASHSIPAISLAFTAVDHVIEWPIFGTNRSGHWAPFCLLATAQAQDLHKATPANGTLQLDWDEIPSLLTKFLRMAHIMNPILDCPTLMKYGRAVVELGPQWDSRTCLVLVAAALGAIASPFSPFADTVESLSSSSSRQGGNALRQKAESYYEYARRRFGLLGTSLTACHCHFLSGVYLLWTLRPIEAWQAFSQASSLYTLYFKILAARRLTQIRDTADGEMVPDEHDCHENLKQCLEQRLYWSCIKSENDMCSEVELPRSALHAVDFPYQFPSPPTPKDVDGLDDRQYFETSASSATTVSSVSSHTVDIQDFKETHENSWFNYLSEISLSRLSVSVDQAFYSGPASAWTSMNVPGMINTAHNFERQMEQWQEALPRAISCFNQPPNLSTISEFQLATWLRSANIKLRVYRPFLYLLAHTQDQGLSINGSLNQLAERAVLLSLDPLFNIGLRHRHAGAWLRCRETTCRALIIICAERIGLLRRMELEQYAQETLKICIAHLRYWEAEAEDVRLARQALEMMI from the exons ATGCTGAGTAACAACGTTGGCTCAAGTCATCGGCGACGCGCCGTCGTAGCCTGCCGAGTATGCCGAGCTCGCAAAGTCAGGTGTTCCAACGAGAGACCTTCCTGTGCCGGATGCATTAGGCTGGGTTGTGAATGCGTTTATTCCAAATCTCCAGCAAATGGGCTTCAACC TTCCAGCGAGAGCAGCTCTGAAGTTATCGATCTTCTACACGACATACTTACGAGGTTACCGCCGGCACAGAAGCATGAAGAGGCTAGCCACTCTATTCCTGCCATTTCACTCGCCTTTACAGCGGTAGATCATGTTATTGAATGGCCAATCTTTGGGACCAACAGATCAGGTCATTGGGCACCTTTTTGCTTGTTAGCTACTGCCCAAGCACAGGATCTTCATAAGGCGACTCCGGCCAATGGAACACTGCAGCTGGACTGGGACGAGATTCCCTCGTTGTTAACCAAGTTTTTAAGAATGGCCCATATAATGAATCCTATCTTGGATTGCCCTACTCTGATGAAATATGGACGGGCTGTTGTTGAACTTGGTCCGCAATGGGACTCTCGTACGTGTCTTGTG CTTGTTGCCGCGGCGCTTGGCGCAATAGCCAGCCCCTTCAGTCCGTTTGCCGATACAGTAGAGAGTCTCTCGAGCTCTTCGTCACGACAGGGTGGTAATGCACTTCGTCAAAAGGCAGAATCATATTACGAATATGCTCGAAGGCGATTTGGTCTACTCGGTACAAGCCTTACGGCATGCCATTGCCACTTTTTATCCGGTGTTTATCTCCTATGGACCCTTCGGCCGATTGAAGCCTGGCAGGCATTCTCTCAAGCTTCCTCACTATACACTCTATACTTCAAGATTCTGGCTGCAAGGCGTCTTACTCAAATTAGAGATACTGCCGATGGCGAGATGGTCCCCGATGAGCATGACTGTCACGAGAATCTGAAGCAATGCCTTGAGCAACGACTCTACTGGAGCTGCATCAAGTCTGAAAA TGACATGTGCTCCGAGGTCGAATTGCCTAGATCTGCGCTACACGCCGTTGATTTTCCCTACCAATTCCCTTCTCCTCCGACACCGAAAGACGTGGATGGGCTAGACGACCGCCAATACTTTGAGACATCGGCATCTTCAGCCACGACTGTTTCATCAGTGTCCAGCCATACTGTCGATATACAAGATTTCAAAGAAACTCACGAGAACTCATGGTTCAACTACCTCTCTGAAATATCGCTCTCCAGGCTGTCAGTCAGCGTTGATCAGGCATTTTACTCGGGGCCCGCGTCTGCATGGACAAGCATGAATGTACCGGGCATGATAAACACAGCACACAATTTTGAGAGGCAGATGGAGCAATGGCAAGAGGCCCTTCCACGTGCCATTTCCTGCTTCAACCAACCACCAAACCTGTCGACAATCAGTGAGTTTCAGCTGGCGACTTGGCTGCGCTCTGCCAATATCAAGCTGCGTGTCTATCGCCCATTCTTGTACCTCCTTGCACATACGCAGGATCAAGGCTTGTCGATTAACGGCTCACTGAACCAACTGGCTGAAAGGGCGGTTCTGCTGTCTCTTGACCCGCTGTTCAACATTGGGCTGAGGCATAGACATGCTGGGGCTTGGCTGAGGTGCCGCGAGACCACCTGCCGTGCACTAATCATCATCTGTGCAGAGCGAATTGGGCTTCTAAGGaggatggagctggagcagtaTGCGCAAGAAACACTAAAGATATGCATTGCCCACTTGCGGTATtgggaggcagaggccgaAGATGTTCGCTTGGCTCGTCAGGCTCTTGAAATGATGATCTGA
- a CDS encoding uncharacterized protein (EggNog:ENOG41~TransMembrane:1 (i188-206o)) encodes MGGTILNKPCGSRCEKRIQVKTGCRTCKIRKLKCDEERPSCRRCVSTGRVCDGYGIWGGGGGKISRSRQQPLNLNSRPAHVPLISGTTQELEYLEWFKYRTCKKVAGASTLALWDVLLHPISLAEPAVWHAVLSLSSVHRRDIYQASYGGREPKPLDQQERFTLQHYSKAIQHLQPHFSAMDKASMRVALMACFLFVSLELLSGHFTTAQIHIHNGLSILREFGTLVEDDGRVLLFDIVPGSIDDTIVRAFCRLNLQLELFRHGYQHPCLVLQIAEPETPASVFRSVNEAWKQIERLFSRIFHLTDLWRRQQQTLHYPPAELPPKLLTCQHQIRAELSACLVILRASKTSMPDQDPKGLVYGLLSVYHTMASIMADTCLRLDDESVFDSHTQQFVSILTESIAMWKTGQSELFQRYLRWPCIHMSRSIVDIGWIAPLYYTALKCRIRRVRLHAVRLIETTSYREGIWDSNIVSCVARKVMEIEEGGFYEDDRAAEGFLLSSPPRSRDISIPALPRLSRIHEVRVVLSDRPADTFPLFYRQARGRWREAQVSTRGKFYNSAY; translated from the exons ATGGGAGGCACTATTCTGAATAAACCATGTGGGAGCCGTTGTGAGAAGAGGATACAGGTAAAGACTGGCTGCCGCACCTGTAA GATCCGAAAGCTTAAATGTGATGAAGAACGCCCATCCTGTCGCCGGTGCGTCTCGACTGGCCGAGTATGTGATGGCTATGGCATCtggggcggcggcggaggaaaGATTTCCAGGAGTCGACAACAACCTCTGAATCTAAATAGCCGACCCGCACATGTGCCGCTGATTTCTGGCACCACCCAAGAGCTGGAATATCTGGAGTGGTTCAAATACCGAACATGCAAGAAAGTCGCCGGCGCCTCCACATTGGCTCTATGGGATGTGTTGCTCCACCCCATCAGCCTGGCTGAACCGGCTGTATGGCACGCTGTCCTCTCTTTAAGCTCAGTCCACAGAAGAGACATTTACCAGGCCAGCTATGGCGGACGAGAACCAAAACCCCTTGATCAGCAGGAACGATTCACCTTGCAGCATTATTCCAAGGCAATTCAGCATCTGCAGCCCCATTTCTCCGCCATGGATAAAGCATCGATGCGTGTCGCCCTCATGGCCTGtttcctcttcgtctctctAGAGCTTCTCTCTGGTCACTTTACAACCGCTCAAATCCACATTCACAACGGATTGAGCATCCTGAGAGAGTTTGGAACCCTggtcgaggatgatggccgAGTTCTGCTCTTCGACATTGTCCCAGGCTCTATAGACGACACCATCGTCAGAGCATTCTGCAGACTAAACCTCCAGTTGGAGCTCTTCAGACATGGCTATCAACACCCTTGTCTAGTCTTGCAAATCGCCGAGCCCGAAACACCAGCCTCCGTGTTTCGCTCTGTCAATGAGGCCTGGAAACAAATCGAGCGGTTATTTAGTAGAATATTCCACTTGACCGACTTGtggcgccgccagcagcagacgCTTCATTATCCTCCTGCTGAGCTCCCGCCCAAGTTACTCACCTGCCAGCACCAGATCCGAGCGGAACTTTCTGCGTGTCTTGTCATCCTCAGAGCTTCCAAAACCTCCATGCCTGATCAAGACCCCAAGGGACTCGTCTACGGTCTGCTGTCCGTGTACCACACTATGGCAAGTATCATGGCGGATACCTGCCTGCGTCTCGACGACGAATCTGTTTTCGATTCTCACACGCAGCAGTTCGTCTCCATCCTGACAGAGTCAATAGCCATGTGGAAGACTGGCCAATCCGAGCTTTTTCAGAGATACCTCCGGTGGCCTTGTATCCATATGTCAAGGTCCATCGTCGACATTGGTTGGATTGCTCCGCTCTACTACACTGCTCTGAAATGCCGCATCCGTCGGGTTAGACTTCACGCTGTTAGGCTAATAGAAACGACGTCGTACCGAGAGGGAATCTGGGACTCGAACATCGTTTCTTGTGTGGCACGGAAAGTAATGGAGATCGAAGAGGGTGGCTTTTACGAGGATGATCGTGCGGCAGAGGGCTTCCTACTCTCCAGCCCGCCAAGATCACGGGACATATCAATACCAGCATTACCGCGGCTATCTCGGATCCACGAAGTCCGCGTGGTGCTTTCTGATCGCCCAGCCGATACCTTTCCTTTATTTTACAGGCAAGCGCGGGGACGTTGGAGGGAAGCCCAAGTCTCCACACGGGGTAAGTTCTACAATAGTGCTTATTAA
- a CDS encoding uncharacterized protein (EggNog:ENOG41), whose translation MATKSIPQRQLGKDGPSVSAIGFGLMTIAGAHGDGPSEEEQFQILDRAAELGNTFWDTSDIYFDNLEVLAKWFRRTGKRDDIFLASKFGLIMGENLQLKGINSSGEYCKKACEDSLQRLGIDCIDLYYVHHINPQTPIEETMRAMVQLQAEGKIKHIGLCGLSSRTLRRACKIAPVAAVQVEYSAFVLDIEGERGSNLLQTCRELGVSIVCFGPIGRGLLTGTVTGSESIAGTGDIRTQWVPRFQPENLEKNLKVVDQFKALADKKGCTSSQMALAWVLKQGNDVIPIPGTKRIKYLEANWASLNVHLSDEEEMEIRKIVRDSELAGFETRPSSYADTEEEA comes from the exons ATGGCAACAAAATCTATCCCGCAGCGTCAACTAGGGAAGGACGGTCCCAGCGTGTCGGCGATTGGATTTGGATTAATGACCATCGCCGGGGCTCACGGTGATGGACCCAGCGAGGAAGAGCAGTTCCAAATCTTGGATCGcgcagctgagctgggcaACACGTTCTGGGATACTTCCGA TATCTACTTTGACAATCTAGAGGTGCTAGCCAAATGGTTTCGGCGCACCGGAAAGCGAGACGACATCTTCCTTGCCTCAAAATTCGGGCTCATCATGGGTGAGAACCTACAGCTAAAGGGCATCAACAGCTCTGGAGAGTACTGCAAAAAGGCTTGCGAGGATAGCCTTCAACGACTTGGCATCGATTGCATTGACCTCT ACTACGTCCATCATATCAACCCGCAAACGCCTATCGAGGAAACAATGCGAGCAATGGTGCAACTCCAAGC AGAGGGCAAGATCAAGCATATTGGGCTGTGCGGGCTGAGCTCTCGCACTCTTCGACGTGCTTGCAAAATTGCGCCCGTAGCAGCAGTGCAGGTCGAGTACTCGGCGTTTGTGCTGGATATCGAAGGAGAACGGGGTTCCAACCTTCTTCAGACTTGCCGAGAGCTCGGCGTCTCCATTGTTTGCTTCGGGCCCATCGGTCGAGGCCTTCTCACGGGCACAGTGACAGGCAGCGAGTCGATTGCCGGCACAGGGGATATCCGGACGCAGTGGGTGCCTCGCTTCCAGCCAGAGAATCTAGAGAAGAACCTCAAGGTCGTCGACCAGTTCAAAGCCCTGGCGGACAAGAAGGGCTGCACTTCGTCGCAGATGGCTCTCGCGTGGGTTCTCAAGCAGGGGAACGACGTGATACCAATCCCCGGCACGAAAAGGATAAAGTATCTCGAGGCCAACTGGGCATCGCTCAATGTACATCTCAgcgacgaggaagagatggaaatcCGCAAGATTGTGCGCGACTCGGAGCTTGCCGGCTTTGAAACTAGGCCCTCTTCGTATGCAGatacagaggaagaagcatag
- a CDS encoding uncharacterized protein (EggNog:ENOG41), whose protein sequence is MGDARSEDQWVSVRVLNRMRKNDISFKNAALSWGKFYSGSKSNEISAATVDETVVHTGITKSADSCGRSGAASGVEDHLDLYDGTKKICTLYWNCPWGSAVNDFQVRDYSAVTSDYSVAVENWNRKDGPLGNVDIAVSLLGVREKR, encoded by the exons ATGGGAGATGCGAGGTCTGAAGACCAATGGGTCAGCGTTCGCGTCTTGAACAGAATGCGGAAAAATGACATTTCTTTCAAAAACGCCGCCCTATCATG GGGCAAATTCTATTCCGGTTCCAAATCCAATGAGATTTCGGCTGCGACAGTAGACGAGACTGTTGTGCATACTGGAATCACAAAATCTGCCGACTCGTGCGGCCGCTCAGGTGCGGCATCAGGAGTCGAGGATCATCTTGATCTCTACGATGGCACCAAGAAAATCTGTACTCTCTACTGGAACTGCCCGTGGGGATCAGCAGTCAACGACTTTCAAGTTCGGGATTATTCTGCAGTTACATCAGACTATTCGGTAGCTGTTGAAAATTGGAACCGGAAAGATGGACCTCTTGGGAATGTAGACATTGCTGTTTCACTTTTGGGAGTGCGAGAAAAGAGGTAA
- a CDS encoding uncharacterized protein (TransMembrane:8 (i171-192o204-226i366-391o914-937i966-986o1020-1040i1061-1083o1095-1113i)), protein MADPYDRDPEKDGSAVVVQAKGNTGRLGATKRQVRYFDDSDEIQQIGPSTNNNAKLKRKGSAYSIHSLSSIRSGRREVDPATALPVLYRTLSIDMERVQREKDSIIRRRYSDATMADLEDLEWHTLSIHDVSQKLHTSIEAGLSIQGVKDKIEVFGANTPTPPKSRLLQKIFFYLFGGFGSILFGGSILVFVSWKPLGEPNPAVANLALGIVLAIVWLAQAAFNAWQDFSSSRVMKSITGMLPEDCSVLRDGSRRLVPASEVVPGDILFFSAGNKLPADIRFVDVSTDAKFDRSILTGESNPLPAVAESLEKNYLETKCIGMQGTHCTSGSGLGIVVATGDSTVFGRIAKLTNKPKTGQTALQKEIFRFVLIIATLMILMVVVIVALWAGFIRHKYPDYISVSTLIVDCVSVAIAFIPEGLPIALTASLTITAGIMKKNNILCKSLKTVETLGTVSVLLSDKTGTLTKNQMTVTDCLVGSKVLTVAEAVQEMSDKSDSPKRATLKQLCVTSAVCNAGEFDPTTIHLPISERKILGDATDQAILRLSELLGSVKESRELWIKRFDLAFNSKNKFALRVSSARDQTSLETSLSASETDDFDAQRDYVLMIKGAPDVLLPRCSKYVGEDGGVHDFDETIRLSIEEAKNSWSSEGKRVLALARKVLPSSIIQTNPEDNLFEREALELARTGLTLIGLVAIEDAPREEVPGVIETLHRAGIRTAMVTGDFQLTAQAIARACGIISVPDAEVHSIQNLPRTPPNFEPKKNNKSNHLPTEIKAIVLTGQDLMTLLPHQWHTLVTEYSEIVFARTTPEHKLQIVREFQSQSYVVAMIGDGVNDAPSLKQADIGISPASGSDIAVEAADMVLLNTFSAIPEAVLYGRVVFDNLKKTIAYLLPAGSWSEFWPVFTNVAFGLPQILSSFLMIIICCFTDCATAISLAYEKPEANVMLQPPRDIINDRLVDWKLLFQAYGFVGTFETVLSFTMSYWYLQRKGLTFGSLWFSFGSIPTPEGQTVDEVTAHLTVASSVYFITLVVMQWFNAMALRTRHLSIFTHPPLFNPKTQNWLLFPAILFALAIGLIFTMIPGIDYLGCAPVPVEHWFIPMALGLGLLCIDELGKMMKRRYPGGLVAKVAW, encoded by the exons ATGGCAGATCCTTATGACCGAGATCCTGAAAAGGACGGCTCTGCAGTGGTCGTCCAAGCTAAGGGTAATACCGGCAGACTTGGTGCTACGAAGCGTCAAGTCCGTTATTTCGACGACAGTGACGAGATTCAACAGATCGGCCCTTCCACAAACAATAATGCCAAACTCAAGAGAAAGGGGTCGGCCTACTCTATCCACTCCCTATCAAGCATAAGGAGTGGCCGACGAGAGGTTGATCCTGCCACTGCGCTGCCTGTTCTATACCGTACTTTGAGTATAGACATGGAACGAgtgcagagagaaaaggactCCATCATTAGGAGAAGATACAGCGATGCGACCATGGCGG ATCTCGAAGATCTCGAGTGGCACACTCTATCTATCCACGACGTTTCTCAGAAACTACACACATCGATAGAGGCTGGTCTCTCAATACAAGGCGTCAAAGACAAAATTGAAGTATTTGGAGCCAACACTCCAACCCCACCAAAGTCTCGGCTACTGCAGAAGATATTCTTCTATCTCTTTGGAGGCTTTGGTTCCATACTTTTTGGTGGAAGCATTCTCGTCTTTGTTTCATGGAAGCCACTCGGCGAACCAAATCCCGCAGTGGCCAATTTGGCTCTGGGAATCGTTTTGGCCATTGTGTGGCTAGCACAAGCCGCGTTCAATGCTTGGCAGGatttctcctcttccagagTCATGAAAAGCATCACAGGCATGCTACCAGAGGACTGCAGTGTCTTGCGTGACGGCAGCAGGAGATTGGTTCCGGCATCTGAAGTTGTTCCCGGAgatatcctcttcttcagcgccgGCAACAAGCTACCTGCTGACATTCGATTCGTTGACGTGTCAACTGATGCAAAATTCGATAGAAGCATCTTGACTGGCGAATCAAATCCTCTGCCAGCCGTCGCTGAGTCTCTGGAGAAGAACTATCTCGAAACAAAATGCATTGGGATGCAAGGGACTCACTGTACCTCTGGAAGTGGTCTGGGTATAGTTGTCGCGACTGGAGACAGCACAGTCTTTGGCCGTATCGCAAAGCTGACCAACAAACCCAAGACTGGTCAAACGGCGCTGCAAAAAGAGATTTTCAGATTTGTCCTGATAATCGCAACGTTGATGATATTGATGGTTGTTGTGATTGTTGCTCTGTGGGCGGGCTTTATTCGTCACAAATATCCCGACTACATCTCAGTCTCAACATTGATTGTGGACTGTGTAAGCGTGGCTATTGCCTTTATCCCAGAAGGCCTACCGATCGCCTTGACTGCGTCGCTTACAATTACTGCGGGTATTATGAAGAAAAACAATATCCTCTGCAAGTCTCTGAAGACAGTAGAGACTCTGGGAACAGTTTCGGTGCTGTTATCAGATAAAACAGGGACTCTGACCAAGAATCAAATGACCGTGACAGATTGCCTCGTCGGATCCAAGGTCTTGACTGTTGCAGAGGCGGTACAAGAAATGTCAGACAAATCCGATTCACCCAAAAGGGCCACCCTCAAGCAACTCTGCGTTACTTCTGCAGTGTGCAACGCTGGAGAGTTTGACCCCACGACTATTCATCTCCCGATCTCAGAGCGAAAGATACTTGGTGATGCGACCGACCAAGCTATTCTTCGCCTGTCAGAATTATTGGGTTCAGTGAAAGAGTCTCGCGAACTATGGATCAAACGATTTGACCTCGCATTCAATTCAAAAAATAAATTCGCTCTGCGTGTTAGCTCTGCTCGCGACCAGACTTCATTGGAAACTTCGCTCTCTGCTTCCGAAACCGATGACTTTGACGCTCAAAGGGATTACGTCTTAATGATCAAGGGTGCACCAGATGTTTTACTCCCTCGATGCTCAAAATATGttggtgaagatggcggTGTGCACGATTTTGATGAGACGATTCGCTTGTCCattgaagaggccaagaacTCATGGTCAAGTGAAGGTAAACGTGTTTTGGCTCTTGCACGCAAGGTCCTTCCTAGCAGCATAATTCAGACAAATCCAGAAGACAATTTATTCGAAAGAGAAGCTCTGGAATTGGCACGGACTGGTCTTACGCTTATTGGGCTTGTTGCGATTGAAGACGCTCCAAGAGAGGAGGTTCCCGGCGTGATTGAGACTCTACATCGTGCTGGTATCCGTACTGCCATGGTTACGGGGGATTTTCAGCTCACAGCTCAAGCCATTGCTCGAGCCTGCGGTATTATTAGTGTCCCAGACGCTGAAGTCCATAGCATCCAGAATCTCCCTCGCACGCCGCCCAACTTTGAGCCCAAGAAAAATAACAAATCCAACCACCTTCCAACAGAAATCAAGGCAATTGTCTTGACAGGCCAAGATCTTATGACTCTGCTACCTCATCAATGGCACACTTTGGTGACAGAATACTCAGAGATTGTATTTGCTCGGACAACACCAGAGCATAAGCTTCAAATTGTGCGGGAATTCCAATCGCAGTCTTACGTCGTTGCCATGATCGGAGATGGAGTGAATGATGCGCCAAGTTTGAAGCAAGCAGATATTGGCATTTCACCTGCATCTGGCTCCGACATTGCTGTTGAAGCCGCAGACATGGTCTTACTGAATACATTCTCCGCTATCCCAGAGGCTGTTCTCTACGGTCGCGTCGTGTTTGACAATCTGAAGAAGACAATTGCGTACTTGCTACCGGCTGGCTCTTGGTCAGAGTTCTGGCCGGTGTTTACTAATGTAGCTTTCGGTCTGCCTCAGATACtgtcttcttttctcatgATTATTATATGCTGTTTCACAGACTGTGCAACCGCAATTTCCTTGGCTTACGAGAAACCAGAGGCCAATGTCATGCTTCAGCCACCTCGAGACATAATAAATGACCGTCTTGTCGACTGGAAGCTACTTTTCCAAGCCTATGGTTTTGTTGGTACATTTGAGACCGTCCTCTCTTTCACAATGTCGTATTGGTATCTGCAGCGAAAGGGTTTAACTTTCGGGTCGTTATGGTTCTCCTTTGGATCAATTCCAACGCCCGAAGGACAGACTGTGGACGAAGTTACTGCTCATTTAACAGTGGCATCTTCAGTCTATTTTATAACACTGGTTGTAATGCAGTGGTTTAATGCGATGGCACTGCGTACTCGACACCTCTCAATATTCACGCATCCACCGCTATTCAACCCCAAGACTCAAAACTGGCTCCTTTTTCCGGCAATCCTATTTGCTCTTGCTATCGGTTTAATATTCACGATGATCCCGGGTATTGATTACCTTGGCTGCGCTCCAGTCCCTGTGGAGCATTGGTTTATCCCCATGGCATTAGGCCTTGGCCTATTGTGCATTGATGAACtggggaagatgatgaagagaagataTCCTGGTGGCCTTGTCGCAAAGGTTGCTTGGTAA